In Ilumatobacter fluminis, the following proteins share a genomic window:
- a CDS encoding DUF1269 domain-containing protein, producing the protein MSSSGWDPPSDPPETAPITTPIDEIETDQALVGISFRDAFRAQEFLTAMARLASKQSLKLRDAVIVTKDDRGDVKVRETMDLQPGRTAFSGAVWSGLLGLLIGGPVGWVAGLGVGAGAGAVAAKVVDLGVPDEWVDWFRAAVADGTTTVVLLAEDLDVRALEEELHRFAGAELVHSTLPAYTIDQLRAALRDEH; encoded by the coding sequence ATGAGCTCTTCCGGCTGGGACCCGCCCTCCGATCCGCCCGAGACGGCGCCGATCACGACCCCGATCGACGAGATCGAGACCGATCAGGCGCTGGTCGGCATCTCCTTCCGCGACGCGTTCCGTGCCCAGGAATTCCTCACCGCCATGGCGCGGCTCGCGAGCAAGCAGTCGTTGAAGCTGCGCGACGCCGTGATCGTCACGAAGGACGACAGGGGCGACGTGAAGGTGCGCGAGACGATGGACCTGCAGCCCGGTCGCACCGCCTTCTCCGGCGCCGTCTGGTCGGGGCTGCTCGGTCTGCTGATCGGCGGACCGGTCGGTTGGGTCGCCGGGCTCGGCGTCGGTGCGGGTGCCGGTGCCGTCGCCGCCAAGGTGGTCGACCTCGGCGTGCCCGACGAATGGGTCGACTGGTTCCGTGCCGCCGTCGCCGACGGCACCACCACGGTGGTGCTGCTCGCCGAAGACCTCGACGTGCGGGCACTCGAAGAGGAGCTGCACCGATTCGCCGGTGCCGAACTCGTCCACTCGACGCTGCCGGCGTACACGATCGACCAGCTGCGCGCTGCGCTCCGCGACGAGCACTGA
- a CDS encoding saccharopine dehydrogenase family protein, translating to MSDREFDLIVFGATSFVGQILTKHLAERGSAVSWAIAGRNADKLASVADEAGVDVPQIVADAADADAMRSLAERTKVVASTVGPYALYGSPLVEAVAAVGTDYCDLTGEPQWMRRMIDEHHDAAVASGARVVHACGFDSIPSDLGVWFTQQRAQEQFGEPCTSIALRVKAMKGGASGGTIASGLNLIEEARGDAELRTLLADPYALAPADLRNGPRQPNVGRPQRDEASGQWVAPFIMAATNTRVVQRSHALLGRPWGPDFLYDEAMMVGGGVGGAVKASMVAGGMGAFAGMAAFGPTRSLLRKVVPEPGEGPSPEAQEAGFFDLRLYGRTAGGDEIVTKVTGDRDPGYGSTAKMLAESALAFLDLSHTDVGGGFWTPATAFGDLLIERLEAEAGLTFDVV from the coding sequence ATGAGCGACCGTGAGTTCGACCTGATCGTGTTCGGTGCGACGAGTTTCGTCGGCCAGATCCTGACGAAGCACCTGGCCGAACGCGGCTCGGCGGTCAGCTGGGCGATCGCCGGTCGCAACGCCGACAAGCTGGCGTCGGTCGCCGACGAGGCCGGTGTCGACGTCCCTCAGATCGTGGCCGACGCCGCGGATGCCGATGCGATGCGGTCCCTCGCCGAGCGGACGAAGGTCGTCGCCTCCACCGTCGGCCCGTACGCCCTGTACGGCTCACCCCTGGTCGAGGCGGTCGCGGCCGTCGGCACCGACTACTGCGACCTCACCGGCGAACCGCAGTGGATGCGCCGCATGATCGACGAGCACCACGACGCCGCCGTCGCATCGGGCGCCCGGGTCGTGCACGCGTGCGGCTTCGATTCCATCCCGAGCGACCTCGGTGTGTGGTTCACCCAGCAACGCGCCCAGGAACAGTTCGGCGAACCGTGCACGTCGATCGCACTACGCGTGAAGGCGATGAAGGGCGGAGCGAGCGGTGGCACGATCGCCAGCGGACTGAACCTGATCGAGGAGGCCCGTGGCGACGCCGAGCTCCGCACCCTGCTCGCCGACCCGTACGCACTCGCACCCGCCGACCTCCGCAACGGCCCTCGTCAGCCGAACGTCGGGCGACCGCAGCGCGACGAGGCTTCCGGCCAGTGGGTCGCACCGTTCATCATGGCGGCCACCAACACCCGAGTCGTGCAGCGCAGCCACGCGCTGCTGGGCCGGCCGTGGGGACCCGACTTCCTCTACGACGAGGCGATGATGGTCGGCGGCGGGGTCGGGGGCGCCGTCAAGGCGTCGATGGTCGCCGGCGGGATGGGCGCGTTCGCCGGGATGGCGGCCTTCGGCCCGACCCGGTCCCTGCTCCGCAAGGTCGTCCCCGAGCCCGGCGAAGGCCCGTCGCCCGAGGCGCAGGAGGCCGGCTTCTTCGATCTGCGCCTCTACGGCCGCACCGCGGGAGGCGACGAGATCGTCACGAAGGTCACGGGCGACCGCGATCCCGGCTACGGCTCGACCGCCAAGATGCTGGCCGAGTCGGCGCTGGCGTTCCTCGACCTGTCGCACACCGACGTCGGCGGCGGCTTCTGGACGCCCGCGACGGCGTTCGGTGACCTCCTCATCGAGCGCCTCGAGGCCGAAGCCGGCCTCACGTTCGACGTCGTCTGA
- a CDS encoding helix-turn-helix domain-containing protein, which yields MSDLADIEQLVRTRVRSLRSTFGWSLDDLAERSNLSASTISRIENGKRSISLDVLVALAGALQVDMDALLDVRRDDDVVIRPVPTTQPHRTTWLLSRPTGNTFAMKMRLEPVARRSEPRVHPGHDWFFVLEGRVMLVLGDREIVVETGEAAEFGTMTPHAFWAIDEPAEVIMVFDRDGQRAHVHTDHD from the coding sequence GTGAGCGACCTCGCCGACATCGAACAACTCGTACGCACCCGCGTTCGTAGCCTCCGGTCCACCTTCGGTTGGTCGCTCGACGATCTGGCCGAGCGAAGCAACCTGAGTGCGTCGACCATCAGCCGGATCGAGAACGGCAAGCGCTCGATCAGCCTCGACGTGCTCGTCGCCCTCGCCGGGGCACTGCAGGTCGACATGGACGCGCTGCTCGACGTGCGACGCGACGACGACGTGGTCATCCGACCGGTCCCGACCACGCAGCCGCACCGCACCACCTGGCTGCTGAGCCGACCGACCGGCAACACCTTCGCCATGAAGATGCGCCTCGAACCGGTGGCCCGGCGGAGCGAACCCCGCGTGCATCCCGGCCACGACTGGTTCTTCGTGCTCGAGGGTCGAGTCATGCTCGTGCTCGGTGATCGCGAGATCGTCGTCGAGACCGGCGAAGCAGCCGAGTTCGGCACGATGACACCGCACGCCTTCTGGGCGATCGACGAACCGGCCGAGGTCATCATGGTGTTCGACCGCGACGGGCAGCGCGCCCACGTCCACACCGATCACGACTGA